The following are encoded together in the Candidatus Omnitrophota bacterium genome:
- a CDS encoding 50S ribosomal protein L5, whose translation MTPRLLIRYRDEIIPEMMKVFSIKNKYAVPRVDKIVVNMGVGEAIQDVKLLEKSMDELAVIVGQKPVIRRAKKAISNFKIKQNQAVGCKVTLRKNIMYEFMDRLINVAMPRIRDFRGISDTSFDRAGNYTLGLTEQNIFPEIDYDKITRTQGMDITFVIKNSKSKEQSKELLKLFGMPFKTGEQ comes from the coding sequence ATGACCCCAAGATTATTAATCAGATATAGAGATGAAATCATCCCTGAGATGATGAAGGTTTTCAGCATAAAAAATAAGTATGCTGTCCCGCGTGTCGATAAGATCGTGGTCAATATGGGCGTAGGCGAAGCCATACAGGATGTGAAACTGCTGGAAAAATCAATGGACGAATTGGCAGTTATAGTCGGGCAGAAGCCTGTTATCAGGAGGGCTAAAAAAGCCATATCTAATTTCAAAATTAAGCAAAATCAGGCTGTCGGCTGTAAGGTGACTTTGAGGAAAAACATCATGTATGAGTTTATGGACAGGTTGATTAACGTCGCGATGCCAAGGATAAGGGACTTTAGAGGGATATCTGATACTTCGTTTGACAGGGCAGGTAATTATACGCTGGGTCTGACCGAGCAAAATATTTTTCCCGAGATAGATTATGATAAAATTACCAGGACTCAGGGTATGGATATAACATTCGTAATTAAAAATTCAAAAAGTAAAGAGCAGTCCAAAGAATTGCTTAAATTGTTTGGTATGCCCTTTAAAACAGGCGAGCAATAA
- a CDS encoding 50S ribosomal protein L29 encodes MKIKDLRALSDQELNQKEVNLREELFKLNQQRFASRVEKPHMFSLIKKDIARIKSILKERKETKNG; translated from the coding sequence ATGAAGATAAAAGACCTACGCGCATTATCAGACCAGGAACTCAACCAGAAGGAAGTGAATTTAAGGGAAGAGCTCTTTAAACTTAACCAGCAGAGGTTTGCTTCAAGAGTAGAAAAACCGCACATGTTTTCATTGATTAAGAAAGACATAGCCAGGATAAAGAGTATACTTAAGGAAAGAAAAGAGACAAAAAATGGGTAA
- a CDS encoding 50S ribosomal protein L14, which translates to MIYIRSILDVADNTGAKKVSFISVLGKKNCLIAGIGDIINVNVKESSPGATIKKGEVAKAVIVRTKNAIKRENGSVLRFDRNAVVFIDAQLNPRGTRVFGPVARELRDKNFTKIISLAPEVI; encoded by the coding sequence ATGATATACATTCGTTCAATTCTTGATGTCGCGGATAATACAGGAGCTAAGAAAGTGTCTTTTATTTCGGTCCTGGGAAAAAAGAACTGCTTAATCGCTGGAATAGGGGATATTATAAACGTAAATGTTAAAGAATCTTCTCCCGGGGCTACGATTAAAAAAGGAGAAGTGGCTAAGGCGGTCATCGTCAGAACGAAAAATGCTATTAAAAGAGAGAATGGCTCGGTATTGCGGTTTGACCGCAATGCGGTTGTTTTTATTGACGCCCAGCTTAATCCCAGAGGGACCAGGGTGTTTGGGCCTGTCGCAAGAGAGCTTAGGGATAAGAATTTCACAAAAATTATTTCATTAGCACCAGAGGTAATATAA
- a CDS encoding type Z 30S ribosomal protein S14: MAKQSQKARCSRKPKFSSRKYNRCPLCGRSGGFLRRFKLCRICFRELAWAGMIPGVKKASW, translated from the coding sequence ATGGCAAAACAGTCACAAAAAGCTAGGTGCAGCAGGAAACCAAAATTTTCCTCAAGAAAATATAATCGTTGCCCTCTTTGCGGAAGGTCAGGTGGTTTCTTGAGAAGGTTTAAGCTGTGCAGGATCTGCTTCAGGGAGCTGGCTTGGGCCGGAATGATCCCCGGAGTAAAAAAGGCAAGCTGGTAA
- a CDS encoding 50S ribosomal protein L24, with translation MFKLKKGDTVILTKGKDKGKKGKVLKIFGETKRAIVEGVNLVKKHKRKTQQDQQGGVVAIEAPISIANISILCKQCNKAVRIGYTLLKDGTKTRTCKSCKEAI, from the coding sequence ATGTTCAAACTTAAAAAAGGCGACACGGTAATTCTTACAAAAGGAAAAGATAAAGGCAAGAAGGGAAAGGTCCTTAAAATCTTTGGAGAAACTAAACGCGCTATTGTCGAAGGGGTAAATTTGGTTAAGAAGCACAAAAGAAAGACCCAGCAGGACCAGCAGGGCGGCGTCGTCGCTATCGAAGCGCCTATCAGCATTGCCAATATATCCATATTATGCAAGCAGTGTAATAAGGCCGTCAGGATCGGCTATACCCTGCTAAAAGACGGTACAAAAACTAGAACCTGTAAATCGTGTAAAGAGGCAATTTAA
- a CDS encoding 30S ribosomal protein S8 — translation MSRTDLLADAFTIIRNAIMIKKEAVDIPASSTLKSIVDILKKENYIDDFKSIDDKKQGIIRVYLKYISGKPAIKNIKRISKPGLRVYVKHQKVPSVLRGRGLAIVSTSRGILTDAQARELKVGGEIISYVW, via the coding sequence ATGTCTAGAACAGATTTGTTAGCAGATGCATTCACGATAATTAGAAATGCAATAATGATCAAAAAAGAGGCTGTGGATATACCCGCTTCTTCAACTTTAAAGTCCATAGTAGATATATTAAAGAAGGAAAATTATATTGATGACTTTAAATCCATTGATGATAAAAAGCAGGGGATAATCAGGGTCTATTTAAAATATATTTCAGGCAAACCGGCGATTAAAAATATAAAAAGGATATCTAAGCCGGGGTTAAGAGTATATGTTAAACATCAAAAAGTCCCTTCTGTATTGCGCGGCAGGGGCTTAGCCATTGTTTCCACCTCCAGGGGCATATTAACCGATGCCCAGGCCAGGGAACTGAAAGTCGGTGGCGAAATAATCAGCTACGTTTGGTAA
- the rpsQ gene encoding 30S ribosomal protein S17 → MGKTKELLGTVIRDKMNKTIVVSTVLVAKHPKYKKTIKRFSRYKVHDEKNAAKIGDIVKIQETRPLSKDKRFKLVSVVKASARLHAQEKAE, encoded by the coding sequence ATGGGTAAAACTAAAGAACTATTAGGCACAGTTATACGTGATAAAATGAACAAAACTATCGTCGTAAGCACGGTACTCGTTGCCAAGCATCCTAAATATAAAAAGACAATAAAGAGGTTCAGCAGATACAAGGTGCATGATGAGAAGAATGCCGCTAAAATAGGCGATATTGTTAAGATTCAGGAGACCAGGCCTTTATCTAAGGACAAGAGGTTTAAGCTGGTTTCAGTCGTTAAGGCTTCAGCCAGGTTGCACGCACAGGAGAAGGCGGAATAA